The Motacilla alba alba isolate MOTALB_02 chromosome 22, Motacilla_alba_V1.0_pri, whole genome shotgun sequence nucleotide sequence CTCATTAATACATAGTTACACTCAATAAATAGAACGGTTTATTTATTGAAGCTCATTGTGCAAGTGCAGGACTAAAAATTTAATTCCTGCAGTTGCTTAACTGAGCATGTGCTGGCCCAGTCAGCCAACTCCACCCTCCCTAATTACTTTCAATGAATAAATAAAGCTTTAATCAACTTTTACTCTCCCaaatctgaaacacagcacTTAACAATTTTGTTTCCTCTCCCCCTCAAAGCAgctctaatttattttttcctgtaccAACACATAAGTGCCAAATTATTTATTCACCCATCTGCAATGATGATCATTAGGCCACATGTAACTCCCGGGCACAGGACATCTTCAGCTCAAAAGATCTCCAAGTGTAGCTACTTTGAGTTTCAATGTCATTTGTAACAATTTACAAGacaaaaacaagaataaaaagaagagttaaagcctttatttttaaactggttTCCagtctgtggggaaaaaaaaaatacagtttggaCAGAAGCCCAAATTTCAGTCTTGCATGCAGCCGTGTCGTTCCAACAGAGCCgtcctggctgggagctgttgGTCACCATCAGCCAagcacacctgagcacaggggtcactgcagccacacctggcaggggcagctgcaccCTGAGCTGTCACAGCCCGGGAGAAGGATCTTCAACACCCCCCTGTCCAGCGAGTGACACTCTAATGGTACTGGGGGCTGCCAGAGAGGCCCCGCAGCAGCACAAAACACCCCAGAAGTGCCTCCcggggcacacacacacaacacctgccagccagggctgcatcCACCTCGGCCTGTTGGCTCCTTGGCTGATcatggagagagggagggatgcTCCTCTGCAGTAAAACCACGGTGTGGGGTTTATGGCTCCCAGGGTGGGCTCCTCCTGCCATCCACCTCCGTCTCCACATGGTACAGGACATCGGCCAGCGTGTGCTCCACCACGGCCCCCCAGCCCATGTCACTCATCTGCAGGGGGAAGCACAGTTAGCTCCAGTCCTGGACAAGGAGGGAccacacagcccagggctgtttCCCTCCTCAAAGCAGTACTGGCAGGGGGAAATTCCAAGTGTTTCCTTGAACAACAGTTCAGCCCCCTTACTGACAGATGAGGCCAACACAGGCAACAATCTGATAACAGCAAACAGAGATAACAGCAcctattatttaattaaaattaatgattcATCTGGATATCTGTCCTTACgtatttttaaacacaatcCTTTTGGCTACACTGCCAGGTACTGAGACTGAAGGACAGGTGTGGTGTGAATCACACCAAAACATCTTTGATTTAAACAATGAAGCTCTCAAACAGGGGGAGAAGCTTCAGTTTTACTTACAGGATGGTAAGTGATGTCTCTCGGTGGATACTTGAAATATGGCCCAAAGTTTATGGAAACCTGGGGaacatatattttcattaaatctaaaaatccaggaaaatctCTTCAGTCCTCCATTCTcactccttcctgctcctgagcCTCCCCACACCCTGTGCAAGCCCACAGGAACAAACATTGCTGATGTTACTTCAGCAATTTGATCATCTTGTTACACATGTGAACAGCAGGACTGTTCCAGAGTCACTAAAATGATTCCCATCTTTCTTTGTCACTTGGCACACTCCTGGAGTGCCCACACCTCGTGCATGAACACACTTTGTGTGTGAACTGATGGATTTAGGAACTCCCTTTCAAAGACCCCTCGCTTACCGTGCAGCCTTTGTACAGGGAGAtagcaggaaaataaaccccCTCAAAGATGTCCTTAAAGGCAACTCCTTGGCTGACACCATTCTTGAAGAATATGATCTGAAAAACGAAGGGTTTTCCCACTGATGGTGGCTGTCAGGACACAGCAACCCTGACAAGATTAATGCCTGCTCCCCTTCGCTCAGGCCAGGCACATCTTGAAGTGACAGCAACAATTCACCTGGCTTCCAGGGGCTTGCTTTAGGCTCTTCTCTGCTTTGTCCACAAAATCCTTCTCTTCAAAGTACAAGTAGCTTTTGAATTTGATCAAAGcctgaaacagcagcaaacaaCGTGAGGAACAAGCCCGAAATCTGTTACCTGtcacctgccctgctcagggccagGCGTGCCTGGTGTCAGAGTACCTGTGAGGAGTGATTCCCACAGCTCAGGGATTTCAGAGCCAGGAGGGGAAGGTGAAAGGAGATGTGGGCAATCCCATCCAGGagtattttgctttcttgaGATCAACACTTTGGGCCTCTCCCCCAGGAACCACAGAGGTACCGAGAGGCAGGATGGGAAGGATGCACGGAAAGGGGCACGAGTGAGGCCACAGCAACTCGTTTTCCAGTTTTCCACCTGCCAATGCTTAATCCAACAGTGAACTTGCACCTCACCTTGTCTTTGTAGGTGTCAGGCAGGGATTTGGCTGTCTCAGTATCCTCTGGAAGGTTGATATAAAACCCCAGGACATCTCCCTGTCCGTAGCCAGAGGAATAGTGTTTCCCTATGGACTGGTGAAACTTGGTTCCCTTTTTGCTGCGCCAGGAGTAACTGAACTTGTCGTATCCCAGAGGGGCCTGGAGGTTCCCTGCGGAAACAAACGCCTCACGGTGAACACAGggagtgcagcaggagcagccgcTAAGAAATGTTCTGTAAGATTATTTACCCAAGGGCTGTGACCAGCCTAATCTGGCAGCTGTGTCTGGAGGCATCTCGTCCATGGAGATTTCGAAGTACCAGGCTCCCTTCCGCACGCCGTGCGAGGCCCGCACCATGGAATAGCCCTTCTCCCCAACGACAGTCAGCCTGTCGTCAGAGATCTtcagctggggagctgcaggggagcacaCGCTTGTCATTTTTAACGTGCTGATGTCAAAAGGCAAGAGAACACGCAGAGGTGGATTTAAGCTCTGCGCCTCTAAGCTCCGACTGGTGCCGAGATGCCTCTGGAAGGAAACACAACCTGCACGCCCCAAGGAGCTCTGTACCTCGGTCATGCAGCGCCAGGAGGACTCGCTCATACAGGCAGGCTCTGTACAGGTCCCCAGGAATTGGTTTTCCTGCCCAACAGTCCAGCTCCAGCTTTTCTGGGTCGGGGGCGTGAGGGTCAGGCTCGGCCAGGATGTAGCGATAGCCGTCCTTGTTGAAGGGGTGCTCCAGAGGGTACCCGTGGGGGGGCAGGCGCTGAGCAGCGAACAGCGGgtcactgaaacacagaaaccCCACGCTGGCATCTCCAGGTGCTGTCACACGTCACCCCAGAACAcccccctgcagagctgtccctgtgctcagcGGCCGCACGCTCGTGTCTGTGTGAAACGAGCGGTCATCCACTGCAAATCATTTACAGCCTGTGACCCATCACTCACCCATGACATCATCAGTGACATCACAGGGCTCTGCAGTCACCCCCAAACACCCACCCAGGGCAGAGacagctgggaggcagcttggGGCATCACAGGTGCCACTGTCGCTGACTGCtacccatccctgtgcccacacCCGTCCCCGTGTCCATCTCcatgcccatccctgtgcccatcctgtccctgtgtccatctccacgcccatccctgtgcccatcctgtccctgtgtccatctccacacccatccctgtgcccatcccgtCCCCATGTCCATCTCCACACCCATCCCCAcgcccatccctgtgcccatcccgtccctgtgtccatctccacacccatccctgtgcccatcccgtCTCCGTGTCCGTGTCCATCTCCAcgcccatccctgtgcccatcccatccccatgtCCATCTCCACACCCATCCCCAtgcccatcccatccccgtGTCCATCTCCacacccatccctgtgcccatcccgtCCCCGTGTCCATCTCCacacccatccctgtgcccacacCCGTCCCCGCGCCCATCCTGTCCCCGTGTCCATCTCCACACCCATCCCCACGCCCATCCCGTCCCCGTGTCCATCTCCacacccatcccatccccatgtCCATCTCCacacccatccctgtgcccatcccatccccgtGCCCATCCCCGTACCCATCCCCGTGCCCATCCCGTCCCCGTGTCCATCTCCGCACCCGTCCCCATGCCCATCCCCGTACCCATCCCCGTGCCCATCCccgtgcccatccctgccccccAGGGCTCCTCTGCTCTCACCTCCGGGTTTTCTTGGCCGTGCCCGTGGTGCCCCCGTCCTGCTGCTTGCGCTTGGCCCCTCGGCCCTTCCCACTGCCCCCGGCAGCCATTCCCCCTGGACACACAAAGCAGGCCCCCTCAGGAgctg carries:
- the LOC119710793 gene encoding set1/Ash2 histone methyltransferase complex subunit ASH2 isoform X1 yields the protein MAAAAAAEGAEPPPEPPPAPEPPAPPEPPATDAETGGDAAMVDASAALETESANGKEPLDAAGDGAEAMDAQGGSGDEENARQLGEIELQCGICTKWFTADTFGIDTTSCLPFMTNYSFHCNVCHHSGNTYFLRKQANLKEMCLSALANLTWQSRTQDEHPKTMFSKDKDIIPFIDKYWECMTTRQRPGKMTWPNNIVKTMCKERDVFLVKEHPDPGSKDPEEDYPKFGLLDQDLANIGPAYDNQKQSNAVSTSGSLNGGASLGGGMAAGGSGKGRGAKRKQQDGGTTGTAKKTRSDPLFAAQRLPPHGYPLEHPFNKDGYRYILAEPDPHAPDPEKLELDCWAGKPIPGDLYRACLYERVLLALHDRAPQLKISDDRLTVVGEKGYSMVRASHGVRKGAWYFEISMDEMPPDTAARLGWSQPLGNLQAPLGYDKFSYSWRSKKGTKFHQSIGKHYSSGYGQGDVLGFYINLPEDTETAKSLPDTYKDKALIKFKSYLYFEEKDFVDKAEKSLKQAPGSQIIFFKNGVSQGVAFKDIFEGVYFPAISLYKGCTVSINFGPYFKYPPRDITYHPMSDMGWGAVVEHTLADVLYHVETEVDGRRSPPWEP
- the LOC119710793 gene encoding set1/Ash2 histone methyltransferase complex subunit ASH2 isoform X2: MAAAAAAEGAEPPPEPPPAPEPPAPPEPPATDAETGGDAAMVDASAALETESANGKEPLDAAGDGAEAMDAQGGSGDEENARQLGEIELQCGICTKWFTADTFGIDTTSCLPFMTNYSFHCNVCHHSGNTYFLRKQANLKEMCLSALANLTWQSRTQDEHPKTMFSKDKDIIPFIDKYWECMTTRQRPGKMTWPNNIVKTMCKERDVFLVKEHPDPGSKDPEEDYPKFGLLDQDLANIGPAYDNQKQSNAVSTSGSLNGGMAAGGSGKGRGAKRKQQDGGTTGTAKKTRSDPLFAAQRLPPHGYPLEHPFNKDGYRYILAEPDPHAPDPEKLELDCWAGKPIPGDLYRACLYERVLLALHDRAPQLKISDDRLTVVGEKGYSMVRASHGVRKGAWYFEISMDEMPPDTAARLGWSQPLGNLQAPLGYDKFSYSWRSKKGTKFHQSIGKHYSSGYGQGDVLGFYINLPEDTETAKSLPDTYKDKALIKFKSYLYFEEKDFVDKAEKSLKQAPGSQIIFFKNGVSQGVAFKDIFEGVYFPAISLYKGCTVSINFGPYFKYPPRDITYHPMSDMGWGAVVEHTLADVLYHVETEVDGRRSPPWEP